From Besnoitia besnoiti strain Bb-Ger1 chromosome X, whole genome shotgun sequence, one genomic window encodes:
- a CDS encoding hypothetical protein (encoded by transcript BESB_016420), which yields MGGEILASADHQGAQESMDGRTCSSKWSPSLVSSGDMLQTTLSRFSVRKLPAGPLPLMDEVAARFMDISPERWENMNSAIEYLNGFFKDESLSWLLVRWLVASHPEQFLPAPYNSYEELLSHVNDTKLAIDEAKEEADRWREAFQQLNSERQLWKRKMKSVEAEVTRLASALNTADEQAAPATSADMAEIPDAADVSIMQDWQTPRSGSQSLRRANSHTPKGWVAQQDEREAVQLSAEKGHQMLSRNSSVQHCKDSKDQVCAELSHPAKPETEVASNAYPLSKLLNAQTNSDNKKAQAAEHTSSTAETSGYFTMSTGNREKGHSASSKSRLNGHAAACSGSGKIAAAVIDNAAAMNVLNRMKDILCRVGGEQQDDGDSALMADQRQERDKAAYSAVKTRPSVASRPSVEVLYVKYQQQNRQSPTEPTCIRSTKHMPPHQLQCPALAGPETLLGAEEISDQISDPPTTMEQLVHLKQRASAKEYATRFMRVYSQGTDVPEDIAIRLFVANLLPGFRAYAHGHRPETLAGAIRLAYRIENFLKNESQYLNDQEQAFAVASSPCEGQENKERRGRYNMSSHGRRGTPPVHVGTDSAGTSQHVRTETDIHSPVDTVTRTRKRRGSEKLSLPCLLGSAPDVTRSPDKDCPVTCHISSNNHDRGGMSPLREAILREASSAASRKAAMTRSATLGSGKEGNPAELTFSGAQPLPTSTPRELSGSAIVESSRPSNSCRHYQHRSIPESNGERISEGTERQRRVGKTATPISSNKAAAAAAVAAATAAAVVSLTSITGETESQLEGPAFYSIGGSATARNQRTEKPLCPVPESDHVSQGSGSPGYGCSVKSPANCTAATDSFGNWSHEHQWSHKEKRSDDAIKCGKPTPTAKGSGGRKSFCGWPGFSKKSKERE from the coding sequence ATGGGGGGCGAAATACTAGCATCAGCTGATCATCAAGGCGCACAGGAGAGCATGGACGGGCGCACGTGCTCTAGTAAGTGGAGTCCTAGCTTAGTTAGCTCTGGGGACATGCTGCAGACGACGCTATCCAGATTCAGTGTACGGAAACTCCCTGCAGGCCCGCTGCCACTGATGGACGAAGTGGCTGCCCGTTTCATGGATATTTCTCCGGAGAGATGGGAGAATATGAATTCGGCGATTGAGTATCTCAACGGGTTCTTCAAGGACGAGTCTCTCAGTTGGCTCCTGGTCCGGTGGCTCGTAGCATCGCATCCCGAACAGTTCCTCCCGGCCCCATATAATTCGTACGAGGAGCTTCTGTCCCATGTAAACGATACTAAACTGGCCATTGACGAAGCcaaagaagaggcagaccgCTGGCGAGAAGCGTTTCAGCAGTTGAACTCCGAGAGACAGCTTTggaagaggaagatgaaGTCCGTAGAGGCGGAAGTTACCCGCCTCGCTTCAGCGCTCAACACTGCAGATGAACAAGCTGCACCGGCCACGTCCGCGGATATGGCTGAAATACCTGACGCTGCAGACGTGTCCATCATGCAAGACTGGCAGACCCCGCGTTCAGGAAGTCAATCTCTACGACGAGCAAACTCTCACACACCTAAAGGATGGGTGGCTCAACAAGATGAACGTGAAGCCGTTCAGCTATCAGCTGAAAAGGGACACCAAATGCTGTCGCGCAACTCCAGTGTGCAGCACTGCAAAGACTCCAAAGATCAAGTGTGCGCCGAGTTAAGCCACCCGGCGAAGCCTGAAACAGAGGTGGCTAGCAACGCATATCCTCTGTCGAAACTCTTGAACGCGCAGACAAATAGCGACAACAAAAAAGCACAAGCAGCAGAGCACACTTCAAGCACCGCAGAAACGAGTGGCTACTTCACGATGAGCACTGGCAACCGGGAAAAAGGCCACAGTGCTTCATCAAAGAGTCGTCTGAACGGGCATGCCGCTGCCTGCTCCGGCAGCGGAAAGATTGCAGCAGCCGTCATCGACAATGCGGCTGCGATGAATGTATTGAATCGGATGAAAGACATTCTTTGTCGTGTTGGCGGAGAACAACAAGACGATGGAGACTCAGCTCTAATGGCAGATCAACGacaggagagagacaagGCGGCTTACTCTGCAGTCAAAACTCGTCCGTCAGTCGCGTCTCGTCCCAGCGTAGAAGTCTTGTATGTGAAGTATCAACAACAGAACCGACAAAGTCCGACGGAACCGACTTGCATCCGCAGCACGAAACATATGCCGCCACACCAGCTCCAGTGCCCCGCCTTGGCCGGGCCCGAAACACTTTTAGGTGCCGAGGAAATATCTGACCAAATATCAGACCCGCCTACCACCATGGAGCAGCTGGTTCATCTAAAGCAAAGAGCATCTGCGAAGGAGTACGCCACCCGTTTCATGCGAGTGTACAGCCAAGGAACAGATGTTCCCGAGGATATAGCCATTCGGCTGTTCGTGGCTAACTTGTTGCCCGGTTTCAGGGCGTACGCACATGGTCATCGCCCAGAAACTCTTGCCGGTGCTATCCGCCTCGCCTACCGGATCGAAAACTTCCTGAAAAATGAATCTCAGTATTTGAACGACCAAGAACAAGCTTTTGCGGTGGCCAGCTCTCCCTGTGAAGGTCAAGAGAACAAAGAGCGTCGTGGGAGATACAATATGAGCTCCCATGGACGACGTGGTACCCCTCCAGTCCATGTGGGTACAGATTCGGCTGGAACGTCACAACACGTTCGGACTGAAACTGACATCCACTCTCCAGTAGACACAGTTACAAGAACACGAAaacggcgaggcagcgaaaaGTTAAGCTTGCCCTGCTTACTGGGTTCGGCGCCTGATGTAACGCGCTCTCCCGACAAAGACTGTCCTGTTACGTGCCACATCAGCTCGAACAACCACGACAGGGGGGGAATGTCTCCGCTAAGAGAAGCTATTCTCCGGGAGGCATCCTCCGCAGCAAGCCGGAAGGCTGCGATGACGAGGAGCGCCACTCTCGGAAGTGGCAAAGAAGGGAATCCTGCAGAACTGACGTTCAGCGGAGCGCAGCCGCTCCCTACCTCTACACCACGAGAGCTGTCAGGTTCTGCCATAGTTGAGTCGTCCAGACCTTCGAATTCCTGTCGGCATTACCAGCATCGAAGCATCCCTGAAAGCAATGGAGAAAGGATCTCTGAGGGAACGGAGAGACAAAGGCGTGTGGGCAAGACAGCAACTCCGATATCATCAAATaaggctgctgcagcggctgcggtgGCAGCGGCTACAGCCGCCGCAGTTGTCTCTCTTACCTCGATCACTGGAGAGACAGAATCTCAGCTCGAAGGCCCGGCATTTTATTCGATAGGTGGAAGTGCGACTGCTAGGAATCAACGCACGGAAAAACCTCTTTGCCCAGTTCCAGAATCTGACCACGTATCACAAGGAAGTGGATCGCCCGGCTACGGTTGCTCTGTGAAGTCGCCGGCGAACTGTACAGCAGCGACAGATAGCTTCGGGAACTGGAGCCACGAACACCAATGGAGCCACAAGGAGAAgcggagcgacgacgccatTAAATGCGGGAAACCCACGCCAACTGCGAAGGGTTCTGGAGGTAGAAAGTCGTTCTGCGGTTGGCCGGGGTTCAGTAAGAAGTCAAAGGAACGCGAATAG
- a CDS encoding rhoptry protein ROP15 (encoded by transcript BESB_016430) produces the protein MTGCGVLQASTVVIPGSGPGDSTLLGLVSTLPGVDVRKVKFAGDTAAVLGVTRNASWNDVEGVLKTLVDAGSRTSVEAKYNGLKLGKKSKFGDEKAFPQTVVKIVPQQNWKPLLRQQQKISSDDLTIKLFEIADECKLGVVQASISTPLTILIQDIPAEHFIVREFQEQAPHYLLQRGQRADLLLVIDRHWCAAAVKHFLQYHLSYAEIRLEVNGQLMHDMQTFEDEKKFPQVVLSSTFQVSSSDLQRLKSRSTGSLSSKEGGRRSRSSSPQRHSADF, from the exons ATGACCGGTTGTGGTGTTCTCCAGGCCAGCACT GTGGTCATCCCGGGTAGCGGGCCAGGGGATTCAACTCTGCTTGGGCTCGTTTCCACCTTACCTGGAGTTGACGTACGGAAAGTAAAGTTCGCTGGAGATACTGCAGCCGTGCTCGGCGTGACGAGGAACGCGTCGTGGAATGATGTCGAGGGAGTGCTCAAAACGCTTGTGGATGCCGGCTCGCGCACATCAGTAGAGGCGAAGTACAATGGGCTGAAGCTGGGCAAAAAATCGAAGTTTGGCGACGAAAAAGCTTTCCCACAAACAGTTGTGAAGATTGTTCCACAGCAAAATTGGAAGCCCCTTCTCCGGCAGCAACAGAAAATCTCATCAGACGACCTCACTATTAAG CTGTTCGAAATCGCAGACGAATGCAAGTTGGGAGTCGTACAAGCCAGCATTTCGACGCCATTGACG ATTCTCATCCAGGATATTCCTGCAGAGCACTTCATCGTCAGAGAGTTCCAAGAACAGGCGCCTCACTATCTTCTACAGAGAGGACAACGTGCTGACCTCCTCCTGGTAATCGATAGACATTggtgcgcagcagccgtgAAGCACTTTTTACAGTACCATTTGAGCTACGCTGAAATCCGTTTAGAAGTCAACGGACAACTTATGCACGATATGCAAACTTTCGAGGACGAGAAAAAGTTTCCTCAAGTGGTTCTATCATCGACCTTCCAG GTCTCATCGAGCGACCTGCAGAGACTGAAATCACGTAGCACGGGATCTCTGTCGTCAAAAGAAGGAGGTCGTCGCAGTCGTTccagctcgccgcagcggcacagCGCGGACTTCTAG
- a CDS encoding putative DUF74 family protein (encoded by transcript BESB_016440), giving the protein MALSRNASYIGKKARSLIRDIVPRIPKVRHSWPSSCFSAAAAAGGLASFHDGGISPSSIGESAPSAPLSTGVVYPSVTATASCTSMFLGFFRPAGGISAGGPVAADAGSFAVNRRLTAPRGTAFYECQREQRNLSLPLLLPQHCLTGVDAGYTYSQRGFSSYADFSKQLRGKYTAKQQEGRREKNGASHATQAEERVLEGMQENGAALPKTASGEPILVSTTPTVPGYSIKEYKGLVQGCSVRSRDVLRMAKVVLMVQFGGEMGDLTALISRVKAEAVNRMRDEAVALGANAVVGVRIVSSGTHQRVAVEFSAYGTAVVVKEV; this is encoded by the exons ATGGCGCTCTCTAGAAATGCTTCATATATTGGCAAGAAGGCTCGCTCTCTGATTCGTGATATCGTTCCACGCATCCCGAAAGTCAGGCACAGCTGGCCGTCGTCATGCTtcagtgcggcggcggcagctggagGGCTTGCCTCTTTTCATGACGGGGGCATTTCCCCGTCCAGCATCGGCGAGTCCGCTCCCTCAGCGCCGCTATCTACCGGGGTTGTTTACCCCTCTGTGACAGCGACGGCTTCTTGCACCTCTATGTTTCTCGGCTTCTTTCGACCGGCGGGAGGTATCTCTGCGGGGGGTCCCgttgctgcagacgcaggctCGTTCGCAGTCAACAGGCGGCTCACGGCTCCGCGTGGAACTGCGTTTTACGAATGTCAGAGAGAACAAAGGAATCTCTCCTTACCTTTGTTGCTGCCTCAGCACTGTCTCACTGGAGTAGACGCAGGTTATACTTATTCTCAGCGGGGATTCTCTTCGTATGCAGACTTCAGCAAGCAGCTACGGGGAAAATACACCGCCAAACAGCAGGAGGGAAGGCGGGAAAAGAATGGGGCAAGCCACGCAACTCAGGCTGAAGAGCGCGTTCTCGAGGGAATGCAGGAAAatggcgctgcgctgcccaAAACAGCAAGCGGCGAACCGATCTTAGTGTCCACGACGCCAACGGTTCCTGGATATTCTATTAAGGAGTACAAAG GACTGGTACAAGGCTGTTCAGTCAGATCGCGAGATGTTCTGAGGATGGCGAAGGTCGTTCTCATGGTTCAGTTCGGCGGCGAAATGGGCGACCTCACAGCTCTCATTTCGCGTGTCAAAGCTGAGGCTGTGAATCGCATGCGTGACGAGGCTGTGGCGCTCGGGGCCAATGCCGTGGTTGGGGTCCGAATAGTCAGCAGTGGAACGCATCAGAGAGTTGCGGTAGAGTTCTCCGCTTATGGCACCGCTGTCGTGGTCAAGGAGGTCTAG